One genomic window of Coffea eugenioides isolate CCC68of chromosome 1, Ceug_1.0, whole genome shotgun sequence includes the following:
- the LOC113760046 gene encoding uncharacterized protein LOC113760046 has product MNRARAGSCIHAPIYIESSDSSLVVLNEHSALTGLTAESAVHGVVNQEAQEYLEGVVNSYSNATMTFKTTADNGDNGETVPIQTIQVPIAGDLTSNDELALRASQQLSIGGRGCANNMLNEPLDFQVQSHGVCLPEDAGTGGVRHSPRKRNQVNYYEGPARSAKKVPRNASEKPCSGGQMKKKFTSLRIRASFYP; this is encoded by the exons ATGAATCGTGCAAGAGCAGGAAGTTGCATTCATG CGCCTATCTACATAGAGTCTAGTGATTCCTCACTTGTGGTTTTGAATGAGCACTCTGCTTTGACCGGCCTGACTGCAGAAAGCGCTGTTCATGGAGTTGTCAACCAG GAAGCTCAGGAATATTTGGAAGGTGTTGTGAATAGCTACAGTAATGCAACTATGACGTTCAAG ACTACAGCTGATAATGGTGACAATGGAGAAACTGTCCCTATCCAGACTATTCAAGTACCTATTGCTGGGGATTTAACAAG CAATGACGAGTTGGCTCTGAGAGCATCTCAACAGCTATCAATTGGCGGACGTGGATGCGCAAATAATATGCTCAATGAACCTCTAGATTTCCAAGTGCAAAGTCATGGTGTTTGTTTGCCAGAAGATGCTGGCACTGGTGGAGTTCGGCATTCACCGAGGAAACGTAATCAG GTTAATTACTATGAAGGACCAGCGAGATCTGCTAAAAAGGTGCCAAG GAATGCAAGCGAAAAGCCTTGCAGCGGTGGGCAGATGAAGAAGAAGTTTACAAGTCTAAGGATCCGAGCATCCTTCTATCCCTAG
- the LOC113779567 gene encoding guanylate-binding protein 5 has product MLQISRLVAYCSIFLCLLTSGSFSIDDIHQAFPIIEPDPGHTKLRLARAGLEAIERITNPIAAVAVIGPYRSGKSFLLNQLLSLSCNEGFGVGHMRDTKTKGIWVWGAPFELDINGVKTSVFYLDTEGFESVGKSNVYDDRIFALATVMSSVLIYNLPETIREADISRLSFAVELAEEFYGRVKGQDVAFEPAKLLWLIQRDFLQGKSVQQMVNEALQHVPNSDGDKNIDQVNQIRDSLAIMGENSTAFSLPQPHLQRTKLCEMKDGELDPLYVKKREQLKDLVASLIRPKIVQGKTLNGKEFVSFLEQILEALNKGEIPSTGSLVEVFNKGILERCLKLYSDKISNVHLPMAKEDLQGTHEEFREAAMKAFDEQHFGHHHAKRSVEKLDEEIEKVHKNIILANEYQSSRICEALYIKCEDKMDELQVLRLPSMSKFNAGFLHCNQSFEKECVGPSKSSYEQRMMKMLGKSKSLFIKEYNHRLFNWLVAFSLVMVVVGRFIIKFILIEVGAWILFIFLETYTRMFWSAESLYYNPVWHAIVATWETLVYSPILDLDRWAIPIGLVAAVFVVYWRCYGRKKHGPRWLLPVYNNPKDRRRSE; this is encoded by the exons ATGCTTCAGATTTCGAGATTGGTCGCTTATTGCTCAATCTTTCTATGCTTATTGACATCGGGCTCGTTCTCAATTGATGATATTCATCAAGC ATTTCCAATTATAGAACCTGATCCTGGTCATACAAAACTTCGCCTTGCAAGAGCAGGACTGGAGGCAATTGAGAGAATTACAAACCCAATTGCAGCTGTTGCT GTGATTGGTCCTTATCGTTCTGGAAAATCTTTTCTACTTAATCAACTTCTCTCCCTTTCTTGTAATGAAG GTTTTGGGGTTGGACACATGCGTGACACTAAGACAAAAG GGATATGGGTGTGGGGAGCCCCATTTGAATTGGACATTAACGGAGTAAAAACATCTGTCTTCTACCTTGATACAGAAGGTTTTGAAAGTGTTGGAAAGTCAAATGTATATGATGACCG GATTTTTGCTTTGGCAACTGTTATGAGCTCTGTGCTTATCTACAACCTACCTGAGacg ATCCGTGAAGCAGACATTTCTCGGCTGTCTTTCGCAGTTGAGCTTGCTGAAGAATTTTATGGAAG GGTGAAG GGGCAGGATGTTGCATTTGAACCTGCTAAGCTGCTATGGCTTATCCAGCGTGACTTTCTGC AAGGAAAATCTGTGCAGCAGATGGTTAATGAAGCTCTCCAACATGTACCTAACTCTGATG ggGACAAAAACATTGACCAG GTTAACCAGATCCGTGATTCTTTAGCTATTATGGGTGAAAATAGCACTGCCTTCAGCTTACCGCAG CCTCATCTCCAAAGGACAAAGCTCTGTGAGATGAAGGATGGTGAGCTTGATCCTCTTTATGTTAAGAAGAGGGAGCAACTAAAAGATCTTGTTGCGTCCCTAATTCGTCCAAAGATTGTCCAGGGCAAAACACTAAATGGAAAAGAGTTTGTCTCTTTTCTAGAGCAG ATTCTTGAGGCCTTGAATAAAGGGGAGATTCCATCAACAGGTTCCCTTGTGGAAGTTTTCAACAAGGGTATCTTGGAGAGGTGCCTGAAGCTATACAGTGATAAGATTAGCAATGTGCATCTTCCAATGGCAAAGGAAGATCTGCAAGGAACTCATGAAGAGTTTAGAGAAGCTGCTATGAAAGCTTTTGATGAGCAACATTTTGGTCATCACCATGCCAAGAGATCAGTTGAGAAATtggatgaagaaattgaaaag GTGCACAAGAATATCATTTTGGCAAACGAGTATCAATCTTCAAGAATCTGTGAGGCTTTGTATATTAAATGCGAGGACAAAATGGATGAGCTTCAAGTGCTTAGACTCCCCTCTATGTCGAAATTCAATGCAGGCTTCCTCCATTGCAATCAAAGTTTTGAGAAGGAATGTGTTGGGCCTTCTAAAAGCAGCTATGAGCAACGGATGATGAAG ATGTTAGGGAAGTCGAAATCCCTATTTATTAAGGAATATAACCACAGACTCTTTAATTGGTTGGTGGCCTTTTCACTTGTAATGGTGGTGGTGGGTCGTTTTATAATAAAGTTCATTCTGATTGAAGTTGGGGCTTGGATACTATTCATCTTTTTGGAGACATATACAAGGATGTTTTGGTCAGCAGAATCTCTTTACTACAATCCAGTTTGGCATGCTATTGTTGCAACTTGGGAAACTCTCGTCTACAGTCCTATCCTTGACTTGGACAG ATGGGCAATCCCTATTGGCCTTGTAGCAGCAGTATTTGTTGTCTATTGGCGGTGTTATGGGAGGAAGAAACATGGGCCACGATGGCTCCTACCAGTGTACAACAATCCGAAAGATCGACGAAGATCAGAATGA
- the LOC113782414 gene encoding uncharacterized protein LOC113782414: MPTPETRRETLSISPLSVTLQDCPSSVTIISPVREVLVIKIFLTSIELLSPESRDHSLVLRPGFNRELSFPDNIYDGNSSHRTRALSPPEPMMQNPFPDSMKILLWNVRGTGHPGFRNHFLQLVQKHHPGIAILVEMKLHGERTREICSNLPFDNFTVVDAIGFRGGMWILWNKADIILNPISNLSQVIHAFIQMPAFAAPTC, translated from the coding sequence ATGCCAACTCCAGAAACTCGAAGGGAAACTCTCTCCATATCTCCCTTATCGGTTACCCTGCAAGACTGTCCAAGCTCAGTCACTATCATCTCGCCCGTAAGAGAGGTCTTAGTCATAAAAATCTTTCTAACTAGCATAGAATTGCTAAGCCCAGAGTCTCGAGACCACTCACTGGTACTAAGACCAGGGTTCAACCGGGAGCTAAGCTTTCCAGACAATATATACGATGGCAACTCCAGTCACCGTACCAGAGCTCTGAGTCCTCCAGAGCCCATGATGCAGAACCCCTTCCCAGATTCCATGAAGATTCTCCTATGGAATGTTAGAGGAACAGGCCACCCGGGGTTCAGAAATCATTTTCTCCAGTTGGTGCAAAAGCACCATCCGGGCATAGCAATTTTGGTGGAAATGAAACTCCATGGTGAGAGAACCAGAGAAATTTGCAGCAACCTGCCTTTTGACAACTTCACTGTAGTAGATGCAATCGGCTTTCGTGGTGGCATGTGGATACTTTGGAACAAAGCTGACATCATTTTGAACCCCATCTCAAACCTCTCTCAAGTGATCCATGCCTTTATTCAG